The region TGATGCACTACTTACCACTGTGTTGGATAGTGCTACTGTGGAGAAGGTCCTCTATATTCCTCTCACATGGGAGGCTCCTTATGGTACTTTGGTATTGGGGGAGGAAGTCTTGGGGGAGTACTCGGTTCACTGTACCTATCGCTTATTTCATTGCTCGAGCCCATCTAGTGACTatgacatttacaagccattctTTACAAGATTATGGAATTTACAACTATCTTCTAAGATAAAAATAACAACATGGCGTATATTTCGCAATTTCAACCCTAGTTTCTCTAATCTATACAACCGACGACTACGCTCTGATGCTTGTTTCCCTCTGTACTTGGCGGCTGTTGAAACTTTGGAGCACATCTTCTGTGACTGTCCCTCCATTGTTGGTATCTGGGTAGACTTGCACATAACCTGGCCTAGTGAGCTTTCGGAGGCATGCTTGCAAGATTGGTTGTTTTACATTATTCAAGTTTACCCTATCACAATTTCGAGGAAAATTGTGTGTGCCTTATGGTTTATCTAGAATGCTTGGAATCGTCGTGGTCACAAAAATGTTATTATACAAATGCATATTTAATTCAAAAGTTGATACTTACCTTCTGGAATTGGATGTGGCACAGGTGAAACTTCTTGGGCACCCGATTGGGGCTGAGCGGTGGTGACCCCCTGATGGATGCTGTCTGAAAATCAACTTTGATGCGGCTTTTCATTCCCCTTTCAGGACATCCTGCGCGGGAGTTGTTATCAAAAATAGCCACTGGACTGTATTGGCTTTGCATATGGTGGTCTGTAAACACATACCTTCTGCTTTTGCAGTTGAGGCCATTGCTTGTCTTCATGCGGTCCACTCGGGCATGGCTCTTGATTTCCCAGATGTGATTGTTGAAGGTGACTCCCTTATGGTAGTTCATAAGGTCCAGTCTTCCCGGTTTGATCTATCAATCCTCGACGCTTATATCCGAGACATCAAACGTTGGGCAGGATATTTTTGTAGGTGTGACTTTTGGCATTTCCTTCGCGCGGGTAATACTGTGGCTGATTTGTTGGCTAATGAAGGCTTGAAAGAAGGGATGGGCTCCTATATGTGCGGGGTGTTCCCGATTTTGCATAACGGGCGATGGAGTGTGATCATCTCTTCGATTTGTGAGGTGTTTAATGAGAAGTGGAGAGGGGGTGGGGAGTATTTTTCGTAGgttttctatagtttcttttgggAGCGCTTGAGGGTTCAGGTTGGTTTCCGACGAATTTCTCTTTGCTCTGGTGATGTCCCTGCGCCCTTGTTTGGATCGACGCTGTTTCTCTTTGTGCTTGAAGTCTGTGTGCTAGCCTGTCTGGTCTTTCTTTCTCGTTGGATCTTTTGTTTTCTAGCTATTTCTGCTGCCATCCAACTTTTGATATCTGCTCACCTGGGTTTGTTAGGGTTTTCATTTGCTGCGTGGGCCATGTACCTAGCTTTCTTAGAATTTGATTTGTTTGGTTTTCATTTTCTGTTTGCTTGGATTTGTTTTGCTTTGTAGTGGACCTCctttctttgttttgtttaacGTAAGCCtagtttctttcaaattttttttttacttcattactttttaataagaattaaataaaatatttaaacggcccttaaagaaaaacaaatcaaCGTCGTATTAACCATTTTGTACTAGGCATCCAATGAACAGTATACGTGTCAACTTTGAAAGCACTATGCTAGAAGCTACCGTCGGATCTTACGCCACGTGTAAGACAGCACCAAACCACCGCCGTCATTTAAAAGAAATCCTAACTTTGTGGGCCCCGCATATTATCCATTTATGTGTTTACATGTCTGCCAGCACATGCTTCCCTTTTCTCCCAGAGTACCCAAAATAACCTTAGCTCTAACCCCAATAATTGCCACAAGTAAGGGTATTAAAGTAATCTCGAACTTTATTACACGTGCGATGGCTCAAACAACGCGGGATTCGCACGTGCTCGCCGCCAAAAAGGATCCCCTTTCCCCCATTTTAACTCCATTAATTAGATTTCTCCAAAGTAACTTCTAGGGTTTCAGAATCTCCGAAATTTGCTCTCTTTCCTTAAATTTTGATtagaggtaaaaaaaaaaaactttaaagctAGGTTTTCCGCGATTTTTTCGGTTGGTGTTGGGAAAATAGGGATTTTGCTTAGATTGGATGGTGCAGTTGATGAGATCGGGAACTCCTACGGCGGAACCCGAAGCGTGCCGGGACAAGGCGCCGGTGAAATTGGAGATCGTAGAGGATTCTTTAGAGGAAGAACATGGCCCTGTTAATAAACGATCCAAACTTTCTCCAAATCTTCAACAGGTATTTTTTTTCCCTTCGAATTTCCTTTTTCCcctatgaaataaataaataaataaacaaaaactcTCCCTATTTTGGAGAGAGATCTAAAGTATTTAGATAAGAATAAGAGCTTTTATTTTAGAGCTTTGAAATCTGAAAGATTTCATTTCTGGGTATATATGTTTTGTCAGTGGAGCTACGATGTCAATGCTTTCCCGATCCCGCCAGCGCAATACAACCCGTTGGATGAGCCGAGCCCACTTGGTTTGAAGCTAAGGAAGAGTCCTTCACTTTTGGATTTGATCCAAATGCGCCTCTCTCAATCCCAAAGCGGTAGCTCAGCCGCCCAAGCTGAGAGCTTGAACTCTGGTGTCAAAAAGGAGAGTAAAGCTGTTGCCGCTACCGATAAGCTTAAAGCCTCAAATTTTCCAGCTTCCATTCTTCGAATCGGCCACTGGGAGGtaccttttattatttattattcatttattttattaaatacatTCATTTTGGGGGTCAAGTAGCTGAAGAATTGCTTACTTGGTTATTTTTGCAGTATAAGTCGAGGTATGAAGGTGATTTAGTGGCCAAGTGTTATTTTGCAAAGCATAAGCTTGTCTGGGAGGTGTTGGAAGGTGGGCTTAAGAGTAAGATTGAAATACAGTGGTCGGATATTATGGGTCTGAAGGCAAATTGTCCTGATAATGGACCCGGGACTTTGAATGTTGTGGTAAACTTTCCTATGTTCCGTATGATATCCTTTTCAGTTTCCAATCTCCTTTTTAGTTTTCCTGCAACAATTATGTGTGCCTGTAATGATGCAGCTGGCTAGACAGCCCCTTTTCTTCCGGGAGACTAATCCGCAGCCTAGAAAACACACCTTATGGCAGACAACTTCAGATTTTACGGATGGTCAAGCTAGCATACATAGGTAAAAGTGatgtgtattttatttttttccctcttTGTGGAAATACAAGCTGAATTTACGTTAGTTGTTTGCATAGGGTTATGTGGCTAATTTGCTAATACAATTTTGTAATGCTACTTTGCAGGCAACATTTTCTGCAGTGTCCCCAAGGGTTGTTAAACAAGCATTTTGAAAAACTGGTCCAATGTGATATGCGTTTGAACTGTTTAAGCAGACAGCCAGAGATAATTTTGGATTCACCGTACTTTGAATCACGGAGTTCTGTTTTTGAGGATCCCAGTGAACCTAAAGGGCATGACTATGGCCAAGGGGAGACTGGTAAAGGATCTACTAGCTCTGGCTTCCAGAATATAGCATCACCTGTTGCAGCTCACTCCTCGTCTTTGGAGATTGAGAAAGGGGATTCTGCTGTCATAACCTCGGAAAATATGTCTAGGGAAGCTCCGTCTCCCAGTTCAGGTACAATCAGGAGCTCAGAATTTGTTGTTGATGTGCTCATGGATAAAGTTTTTATGTTATGTTGTCCTTTTGTAATCTCTTCTATTTACTCCTTTCTAAGTCAAATGCTTAATTTGGTGCAATGTGTGATCTCATAGGAAGTTGCTTTTTATTGTTAATAATGATTTTACACAGGCTTGATGTTATGAATCTTTCTGTTAGTGGTGGTGGTGATGCTGATATAGGCAGCAGAGCAGTGTAAAGAACACAGtagcctttattttttttaagaaagttGCATATATTGGCTGCATATGCATGCTATTTGATTTGTTTGGTCTCTGTTGGATTTAGTATGTGCATTAATAttgttcctttttcttttttgggattAGATTTATAGTTCTAGCTGAGTAGAAAGATGTTCCCTTAGCATTTCTTCTTGTCCAGTTAATTTCTCAATTCACATTAGTAATAGACTCTTGTGCCATTGAAGGAAGCGGAGTTTGTGAAGCAGTGGATTCAAAGGGGCCTAGAAATTGGGACCAGATAAAAGTGCCGGGACTTCACCCTTCTATGTCCATGAGTGATCTTATGAACCACATTGGACACCGTCTTTCAGAACACATGACCTCCGAAAATCCATCCTCTGAAAATAGACCAGACTGCCAGGAAATGCTGGAGGATATTGCACAATACCTTCTGAGTGACACTCAATTTACAACAGCCTCTGATGAGAAATCCCTCATGTCAAGGGTGAATTCTCTGTGTTGTCTTTTGCAAAAGGACAATACAACAGGCACAAGCTCACAGGCAAATGGAGAAAATTACGATGGAGGTGATGATGGAAAAGATGTTCAGCTAAACAGAAGTCATGGGTTTGAGTTTAATATTACGGGCAAGGATGATGTGAAGGCTTTTGAAGGGGAAACAAAGGAAGTGTCTAGTAGCAGGCAGGCGCCAGGCATGTCAAGAAAAGACTCGTTTAGTGAGTTGCTGCTTCATCTTCCCCGAATCGCATCGCTCCCCAAGTTCTTGTTTAACATTTCAGAAGAAGATGGAGAGAGACAAGCTAGATAAGATAGTTTTCTTGTTTATAGACTGTGTAAAACAAATGATAAGAAAAAATATTAAGCGAATTTCCCAATCTCCCTCTTGTTAGTTGGAAATGTGATATGCTTGTATATTATATCAAATGTCTGTTGAGGGGTGCTTGGACAATGGGATTTTTCAGGATTCGGAGAATTCTTTTGATGAAGAATTCCGGTAAATCCCATATGAAAACCTTAGGTGTTCTTTTTAGCAAATGCATTATTTGATGTAATATCTCAAGCAGGTTGTTTGTTGGTTCTATCTTAATTTGTAAGTAAACTGTAATTGATGTCTCATTTTCCATTTGATTTGCACCTAGTTTTCCCGTCTAAGATGATACATTTTGTGAAAAGGCAAAATACGCACACTGAAAAGAAGCCGGGATGCGGAAGCATCTTTAGACCATGATTGAAAACAGAAGTATTCCTGCAAAGCTAGCATCTATTTACCATACGAGGAGTTTGTATTCATGTTCGTTACAGTTTGTGATTTGATTTCCCTAGAATTAATTTGCAAAATGTAGAgggacttttataatttttttaaaaatcaaacgtgtttgtataaatatataatgtttcaaatgccATTATGACATTTCATTTTTCCTAGCTTTGGCTTCGTCGTTTATCTTATTACATCGATACCGTCGAATATTGTATCATTTACTTTTCCTCTTCCTTGATTCCTAATTCGTACCAAGCAAGCAAGCACCGGAAACGTTAAATCTAAAAACAAGACTTGAATAGCATCTGAGTGTCTTAgatttaattaatgtaaaaaaaaagggtTCAAAAGTTCCAAGCGTAGATatgtaaatatgattttatttttcttaatgcAAGATCAAGAGATGATATTCATATAAGTAGTGACAGTTGATTCCTTGGAAAGTAAATTGGGTTTTCCAATCAAATTCTTTTCCCTTAGGCCTTAAATTTGTATATTCTTTGTTCTTTCCCATCCTCACCTTCTTTCTCTTTCATATATGAAATCATGTTAAGCCTTCAGAGTTAAGACAAAATCTGCATTTCAATGGCTGCAAAACCTCATTTGAGTTGAAATCAAGATAATGGAAACGGTAGAGCCCATCTCTCTCTATTATAAACCAACATGGGTTGTTGCAGCCGTCTGTTTTGTCATTATTCTTATATCTCTTTTCGCTGAAAGAGGCCTTAATTACCTTGGAAAGGTACCCCCTaccactttttttctttttctcttttaagCTTTTACCAAATTCATGAATTTACTAACAAAATGATGAAATCCCAATTTATTTCTACACTTTGATGGAACAAATTCATGTGGTATTTAAATACAAGATGAGGTTGAAATGCCCAACTGTATGCTTCTATGCTCCAATAGAACAAACTATGTTTTTAAGCAGGCCAGATTAACTTGTACCCTATGTTACTTGGTGTTAGTGTgggctatgagtatgtttctgatatggatgtgttcagttttttcaagtttttttatgtATTCAGAGGGCACTTGAACTAACAGTATCCGGATATGTATGGGACAATACTTTAAGAAAAAATAAGGAGTCCGAGAGTAACGTAGCTTGTACCTGCTTTATATGCAAGACTTAATCATGAATCACTAAGCATTTAGATAGAAAGTTTAATTGCGTGTGTAGGATAAAATTCATACATGCTTATCCAGTCTGAAAATTTTGTCAGAAGGTATACATTAGAATGTCACTCAGGACTTTTTGCATGTTGCAATGAGTCACATGGAACTCCATTTATCTCTTGGTCTTTGTCTTCTTCTGGAGCTGTTGTATAATGAAGCTTCCAAGATGGAAAGTTTTCAGTGCATTGAAAATGTGGTGTCTAATTTTGACTTGGTAAATGCAGTGCCTGACGCATAGCAATCAAGATGCACTATTTGAAGCTTTACAAAAACTAAAAGCAGGTTTGCCTCACCACTCACTCCCCTTTCTCTTAGATTTTCTCAAGTAAAATTTCATGCTTAAGCAGCTGATATCGTTCAGCTGTATATCGTATTTGCAAATAATAAATGTTTAGCCTAACCAATGTGCTGCTGATGTTTGTGGACAGAGTTGATGCTACTGGGATTCATTTCTCTTCTATTAAATGTCTTTCAAGGTCTAATAAGCCAAATCTGCATTCCGTCTCACTTTGAGTCCACTATGCTTCCATGCAAGAAGCACACCGAAATCAAAGGTCATGAAAACTATTCTCCTCCAGCCATAAACAATGAACGTCACCTGCTTTCGGAAAAGAGTGGCAGTTTTTCAGATCATTGCTCACTTCAGGTATATGAAATTTCAGATGAAGCTCAGCCTTTCAAGGAGGGGTTGATTTAACTTATTCCATAGTTTTATCTTTCCGATCTCAGGGGAAGGTCCCGTTATTATCAACGGAGTCATTTCATGAGCTACACATTTTAATCTTTGTAGTGGCAGTTGTTCATGTAGTATCCTGTGCTGTTATATTGGTTCTTGGAGGAGCAAGGGTAATGTGTTGTGCATCTATCGAACTTTCAGTATTTGCCTCATTTTCAACTGTAAACcgaataaaacatatatatagcTTTATTTTTATGTAGATACGCCAATGGAAACCTTGGGAAGATTCGATTAAAGTAGCAGCAGGTAAATCAATCAAGTTCTCAAATATTATCAGTTAATTTACCTTCCATTATTAAATCATTGTGGTTGCATAGAACTGAAGGACATTGAGATTCATCTTGCTCAACAGGTCCAGCTAAAGTCTCTCATAGGCATCATCTCAATAACGTACTCAAAAAACTTGCATGGGGATATTGGAGAAGGGCAGCCGTCATAAGCTGGATTGTAAGTCTTATAGCAGAATTCCATAGTCTTTATCTCTTGTGTATGCATTTTACTCATCTTATATACATTCATCATTATATCTGGTTGTACCAGCAATGGCAGTATCAAATCTGTTCTTTAGCAATTGAGTCCTGATGTTCTTCTTGCAGATTTCATTTTTCAAACAGTTCTATAGCTCTGTTACCATGTCAGAGTACATAGCACTTCGAGAAGGTTTTATCATGGTTAATTTCTCATCATCCATCATATGTACTTAATGCCTGGTTTCACCCTATGTTACTCGATCTGGCAATTGATTCCAATGCATATCCAGACATGGGTATGGTAATATGATCCCTGTCCAACACTTACACTCGAGTTCGAGTAACATAGGTTTTACATTTTGAGTTGTTTCTTTACAAAAATCATGCTGCTTACCTACTTGCCCTACCTTCTAGACCAATTGCCTTAGCCATCAAGAATTTGATTTTCACAAGGACATTGTGGAGTCGCTTGAAAGGGACTTCAGACATGTGGTTGGCATAAGGTAATTCTTAAAAAAACTTGTCAGAATTTTAAATAAAGATTCTATTtgattttaagagaaatactGTGCACTAATATCCTGTCATGTGTAGCTGGTATCAGTGGTTATTTGTGGTAGTGTTTTTGGCATTGAATGTGGAaggtaaggttttttttttttttttcccctttaatCTCAAGGAATTACCTTTATTTTTAGTCATATTTCACCATAATTGAAGGAACTGGATATATGCAGGATGGCATACGTATTTTTGGCTATCGTTTCTACCTATAGTGGTAAGTGAATCATTTCCATTTCAGTGGATCATTTAAACTGGTTTGGGGAATGGGAAATTGGGAATCACCTGATTTAACAATTATTGAGGTAAATGGAGTTTTACAGCTTCTACTTCTTGTTGGAGCCAAGTTAGAGCACATAATCGTCCGCTTAGCTCAGGATGTCGACGTGATGAAGAAGCATCCGGGGCAGGAACCAGCGTGGGTGAGACCTTCTGACGAATACTTCTGGTTTAACCGTCCTCGCCTCCTTCTCGACTTTATTCACTTTATCCTATTCCAAAATGCCTTTGAGATTGCATTCTTCTTCTGGATCTTGGTATGCCATTTCCAACAACAACACAACACATATTATTCACACCAGTTTTGTTCtgtaaatgcactaacttgttaATTTCATTTCCTCTCAGTGGACCTATGGTTTCCATTCATGCATGATGGAAAAAAAAGGCTACATCATCACTAGACTTATAATCGGGTAAACATTCAAGACCCGAGGCTCGGTTCTGGTTTCGATTAGTTTATGTTTTGCTTATCATcaccaccatcatcatcatcatcgtcatctttttttctttttgcctccgCGCAGTGTAATCGTTCAAGTTCTATGCAGTTACATCACACTGCCATTGTATGCTCTTGTCACTAAGGTATGGGACATCTTTCCTCCATTAAATCTATCTATGTTAGGCACTTCATTTGAACATTGATGTGGCATTTTCTTTTTATCCTTGTTGAAGATGGGAACTGCTTCCATGGCGGAGTTGGTGTCGGTGCCGGTGCAGTCACCTGGGATcatttaaccatatatatatgataacCTTATAGTTCAACTCTAGATTGAGACATGAGAggctgattttttattttatccttgCTGTAAATGTAAAATCTTTCTTTGAATAATCACATTTGTAATTTTTGCCAACCGATGGTGctgtaattaataaaaaaaagaaattgctGGTGGAAATCTTTCATGCTAAATTGAGTGCTAAATCTGTGCCTTCAGACGCGCACGCTTGGATTGGGTTTTTTTATCACTTGATTGTTTTGGATTCGGATAATCGAGGGTTTGAATTTTTCTCCCATCGGATttttttggatttgatttttttgggTTGGTGCTTTTCCAGACTCAAtttttttcactcaaatcaaacaGGGCAGACTTTGACaattaaagtaattttaaattttatgagttataaatattttaatttttaatataataatttattttacttttatacgatgacaatttaattcatatttacCTTCTAAATAGTATAAATCATTTTTACTTTTCTCTATATATTTTTTGTTGAGATAGTTGACACATTTGAAAGCAAGAAAAAGTTTTGTGGTTGTTTTTGTGGTTGATACGGTGACTACAATTTGAGACATTGTTTCGTTAATTTACTTGTCTACTTTCAGAGTTCACAAATTTTAGAACAAAAGCATTGAACTATTTATTTTGGAGATACTTGGATGAGTTAGaacccaaaacatgaaaataaattgaGTTAAAGTTGAAGATTGGTTACATGCGAATCAAGTAAAGTTACTTTCTATATTTGAAAGCATTAGATTACACTGAGACTCTTGTGAAATTATATCAATATTATCCTATGCTGATTTTTAGTTTTACCTTATAGAAAAACGATTATACTATGACTCTTATGTAATAAAAACTTAAGTAATATAAGCTTTATCTAGGTTAAAACGCAATTGAGAAATTAAGAGAGCACGAATTTGTTCAAGTTAGGAACATTTTATGTGTGCATTGTTTTTGTAAGCAATCAAGAGAGTCTCTTGTATTGCAAAACTAAGCTTTCGAGGGGGAAGCTTAATGGGAGGGTGATCTAGTCTTTATACAATGATGATGTTGCTAAATTGATCAGAGTTAACCTAATGTTAGAACTTAAATAATTAGTTATACTGTGGGAAAGATAGTCAATCATTGCTCTAGTTAAGACCCCTTGACTTGACTTCAAACGTAGTAGTAATTTTGGTCTATTTtcgcacttaaggagcttgttttctagccATTTGagtatttattattacatttttggtatttagtaaagtagtaaaaattaataaaacaagtGCTTTTAACATATTTATGAGTGTTTGTGACCTATTAGGCTGATACAGGCCTTAGGTAGTTCTATTTGTGTATTTGAGTGTGAAGGATGATGAATTATAGGCCCAGTGTATGTAGGAGCAAGGGACGATTGATGCACAAGTTTCCCAAGCCATCAAAGCATGAAACAAACCTAAGAGGACACAAAACATGTGTCATGTCGCGCTATGGGCCTTGTATGGCGTGACATAGGGTCGACGTGGTGCCCAAGTATTCCGGGGCTATTTTCGTCCCCACAATCAACTTTATACGAAGACTTAGGACGTACCTAAGACCTAATTTGGGCTACCAACACTCCTATAAATAAAaccttaggggtttgatgtaaaATATTCGTCTTAGACGCATTCAAAAACCCTTATAGTTTAGGAGTATGATTTAGATtagattttctattattttcataaatgttTTGTTCTTTCTTCTTGGAATCGGtttataaaaaaatctttataaaaacaaaaagaaatcctTAAAAAATTCGAGTagcttaaaaattataaaatttttaattagttaaaattgaaaattaaaaataattaaaaaaacttcaaCTAAATGTTTATAACCTTAAACCAACAACATTACCTTTTAGTTACACCTTCTTCATCTTCTCCCCACTaagtttttcctaaaatttcaTGAATAAAACACTTAGATTATTTTACTTAAAACtcataacctttttttttaaaattttaatcaccaTTTTATTCAACACACCAACAAATCAATATCTAAAGCCAGATTTAACCATGGCTTCTTCAAGTTTAAGTTTAAAATCAACACATCAAGTGAGGgaaattttctttcattattgTCTTAAGGCTTGAATATGATGTTCTAACACTTTTTGGAGCAAAGGAAGGAAATTCTATGAATATTCTAAATATAAAgaggtttttttttgtaaaaaagtgTTAAGTTTGCTTAAcataatttatgtaaaattagtataataattaTAGAAAAATGTGTTTAACCATAGATGGGGTTAAATTAGTGTTAAATGAGTATAATAAGTAGTATTAAATTACTGCAAGGAAgttttaattacatgattttgtgTTAAGTACATATGGTTGTTTAAGTAAAAAAATGAGTATGATTTATGTTAAATGAGTATAATAAGTGTGAGGGAGTGGTAATTACATGATTTTGTTGTTAAGTAGGTATCGGTGTTTAAGAACTTCgagaaaaaaagagagtattGTAACATGCAAATTGGGTTTGATCATTTTTACCTAATTATTATCTTGATTGTAGAACGAGGGATGTGGGGTTTTTTTTCTGTTTGGTTAATGCTAACGAGAAGTGACAAACATCTGGTAAGAAGAAGATATGATTGAAGACCTATTACGTGAGaacatattattgaaaaaaaaccGAAGGCTAAAGATGGAAAATGCAAGATGCAATGAAATCatcacaaaaaatgaaaaattatatctTTATACAAAATCAACTTAATTGTTTTGCTTTTAGGTTTCTTGTATTTCTTCTTCTACGTAATTGATTGTATTGGCA is a window of Gossypium hirsutum isolate 1008001.06 chromosome D08, Gossypium_hirsutum_v2.1, whole genome shotgun sequence DNA encoding:
- the LOC107912273 gene encoding uncharacterized protein isoform X2, whose amino-acid sequence is MASTAKAEGCPERGMKSRIKVDFQTASIRGSPPLSPNRVPKKFHLCHIQFQKIPTMEGQSQKMCSKVSTAAKYRGKQASERSRRLYRLEKLGLKLRNIRHVVIFILEDSCKFHNLVKNGL
- the LOC107912273 gene encoding uncharacterized protein isoform X1, which produces MNYHKGVTFNNHIWEIKSHARVDRMKTSNGLNCKSRRYVFTDHHMQSQYSPVAIFDNNSRAGCPERGMKSRIKVDFQTASIRGSPPLSPNRVPKKFHLCHIQFQKIPTMEGQSQKMCSKVSTAAKYRGKQASERSRRLYRLEKLGLKLRNIRHVVIFILEDSCKFHNLVKNGL
- the LOC107912284 gene encoding uncharacterized protein, with protein sequence MVQLMRSGTPTAEPEACRDKAPVKLEIVEDSLEEEHGPVNKRSKLSPNLQQWSYDVNAFPIPPAQYNPLDEPSPLGLKLRKSPSLLDLIQMRLSQSQSGSSAAQAESLNSGVKKESKAVAATDKLKASNFPASILRIGHWEYKSRYEGDLVAKCYFAKHKLVWEVLEGGLKSKIEIQWSDIMGLKANCPDNGPGTLNVVLARQPLFFRETNPQPRKHTLWQTTSDFTDGQASIHRQHFLQCPQGLLNKHFEKLVQCDMRLNCLSRQPEIILDSPYFESRSSVFEDPSEPKGHDYGQGETGKGSTSSGFQNIASPVAAHSSSLEIEKGDSAVITSENMSREAPSPSSGSGVCEAVDSKGPRNWDQIKVPGLHPSMSMSDLMNHIGHRLSEHMTSENPSSENRPDCQEMLEDIAQYLLSDTQFTTASDEKSLMSRVNSLCCLLQKDNTTGTSSQANGENYDGGDDGKDVQLNRSHGFEFNITGKDDVKAFEGETKEVSSSRQAPGMSRKDSFSELLLHLPRIASLPKFLFNISEEDGERQAR
- the LOC107912291 gene encoding MLO-like protein 13, with the translated sequence METVEPISLYYKPTWVVAAVCFVIILISLFAERGLNYLGKCLTHSNQDALFEALQKLKAELMLLGFISLLLNVFQGLISQICIPSHFESTMLPCKKHTEIKGHENYSPPAINNERHLLSEKSGSFSDHCSLQGKVPLLSTESFHELHILIFVVAVVHVVSCAVILVLGGARIRQWKPWEDSIKVAAGPAKVSHRHHLNNVLKKLAWGYWRRAAVISWIISFFKQFYSSVTMSEYIALREGFIMTNCLSHQEFDFHKDIVESLERDFRHVVGISWYQWLFVVVFLALNVEGWHTYFWLSFLPIVLLLLVGAKLEHIIVRLAQDVDVMKKHPGQEPAWVRPSDEYFWFNRPRLLLDFIHFILFQNAFEIAFFFWILWTYGFHSCMMEKKGYIITRLIIGVIVQVLCSYITLPLYALVTKMGTASMAELVSVPVQSPGII